A stretch of the Pseudalkalibacillus hwajinpoensis genome encodes the following:
- a CDS encoding RsfA family transcriptional regulator translates to MVPIRQDAWSKDEDVLLAEVVLRHIREFSTQLAAFEEVGKTLSRTPAACGFRWNSLIRKQYEAAITLAKKQRKEQKKNQSQSKRESVEEDRSIDLIDEAISLLITSKTHLAESNQHEASLQEAMAENLQLKQHLHQLEKEYMSVQEDYQSLLEIMEKARKMVIFQEEDQGNLRFQMDANGNLEKIKK, encoded by the coding sequence TTGGTACCAATTCGCCAGGATGCATGGTCAAAAGACGAAGATGTGTTGTTAGCCGAAGTCGTTTTACGTCATATAAGAGAATTCAGCACACAACTAGCTGCATTTGAGGAAGTAGGGAAAACACTTTCTCGAACGCCGGCTGCGTGCGGTTTCCGATGGAACTCCTTGATTCGAAAACAGTACGAAGCAGCGATAACTTTAGCGAAGAAACAGCGTAAGGAACAGAAAAAGAACCAATCACAGTCGAAACGTGAATCGGTAGAAGAGGATCGAAGCATTGATTTAATTGACGAAGCGATCAGTTTATTAATCACATCCAAAACGCACCTTGCCGAATCAAATCAACATGAAGCTTCGTTACAAGAAGCTATGGCCGAAAACCTGCAACTCAAACAGCATCTTCATCAACTAGAGAAAGAATATATGTCAGTACAGGAAGATTATCAATCTTTATTAGAGATCATGGAAAAAGCGAGAAAAATGGTTATTTTCCAAGAAGAAGATCAAGGGAATTTACGATTTCAGATGGATGCTAATGGGAATTTAGAGAAAATAAAGAAATAG
- a CDS encoding N-acetyltransferase yields MVDLTVRPLVINYKTLEEFKKFKEFGIQELSMMEDLQDNIIENDSESPFYGIYYADKLVARMSLYRIDGKYDRYFDPPQDYLELWKLEVLPQYHNRDYGSTLVNFAKTFNVPVKTNARQGSGEFWEKMGFEAVTYQPDRDRGENPYVWYPEGVSEQE; encoded by the coding sequence ATGGTAGACTTAACAGTTCGTCCACTTGTAATCAATTACAAAACTCTTGAGGAGTTTAAGAAATTTAAAGAGTTCGGCATTCAGGAACTTTCCATGATGGAGGATCTTCAGGATAATATCATCGAAAACGATAGTGAATCGCCATTCTATGGCATCTACTACGCTGACAAACTAGTAGCTAGAATGAGCCTTTATCGAATCGATGGAAAGTATGATCGTTACTTCGATCCACCACAGGATTACCTGGAGCTTTGGAAGCTTGAAGTGCTTCCGCAGTATCATAATCGAGATTATGGTTCGACTCTTGTTAATTTCGCAAAAACATTTAATGTTCCAGTGAAAACAAATGCGAGACAAGGTTCAGGTGAATTTTGGGAGAAAATGGGGTTTGAAGCCGTTACGTATCAACCTGATCGTGATCGAGGCGAAAATCCGTATGTTTGGTACCCAGAAGGCGTTTCCGAACAAGAATAA
- a CDS encoding acetyl-CoA carboxylase biotin carboxylase subunit has translation MKKILIANRGEIAERIIRTCSRLGIETVAVYSSADKDLPYVNQATTAHHIGDPPAAKSYLNQDEILRIAQEEKVDAVHPGYGFLSENASFVRKIEERGITFIGPSADVVEAMGDKITARKTMQEAGVPVVPGSGEIEDVTEAIAFANEINYPIMLKAAAGGGGIGMQRCENDQELEKAFVSSQNRAKAYFGNGAMFVEKFIDDARHIEVQIVGDDHGNIVHLFERDCSIQRRNQKVLEETPSPFLSEKTRVQIGEAALLAAKHVHYTNAGTVEFVMDQNENFYFLEMNTRLQVEHPITEETVGVDLVEWQLLVAQGKDLPLKQEDIVPTGHSIEFRLYAEDPTSFMPSPGKIETLKFPEIEGVRIDAGYESGSSVSPFYDPMIAKIIVSGATRKEAIDKGEAFFKDFSLTGIKHNGLLFTQLLGERHFQEGNYSTSYLARHLMKK, from the coding sequence TTGAAAAAAATCCTAATTGCAAACCGTGGCGAAATTGCTGAACGAATCATTCGAACATGCAGCAGACTAGGAATAGAGACGGTTGCTGTTTATTCTAGCGCTGACAAAGATCTTCCATACGTAAACCAAGCAACAACTGCTCATCACATTGGAGATCCACCAGCAGCTAAATCCTACTTAAATCAGGATGAAATTCTTCGAATCGCACAAGAAGAGAAGGTGGATGCTGTCCATCCCGGATATGGCTTCTTGTCTGAGAACGCCTCTTTTGTAAGAAAGATTGAAGAGAGAGGGATAACCTTTATCGGACCATCTGCTGATGTGGTTGAGGCAATGGGTGATAAAATCACCGCGAGAAAAACAATGCAAGAAGCAGGGGTACCGGTCGTTCCGGGCAGTGGTGAAATTGAGGATGTGACAGAAGCGATCGCATTTGCAAATGAAATCAATTACCCGATCATGTTAAAAGCAGCTGCAGGCGGAGGCGGGATTGGCATGCAGCGCTGTGAAAATGATCAAGAGTTAGAAAAAGCATTCGTATCAAGTCAGAACCGTGCTAAAGCCTATTTTGGTAACGGGGCGATGTTCGTCGAAAAATTCATTGACGATGCGCGCCATATCGAAGTGCAAATTGTAGGAGATGATCATGGCAATATCGTCCATCTGTTCGAACGAGATTGCTCGATACAGAGGCGTAATCAGAAGGTGCTTGAAGAAACGCCATCACCTTTTTTGTCTGAAAAGACTCGTGTTCAAATAGGAGAAGCTGCTTTATTAGCTGCTAAGCATGTTCATTATACAAATGCTGGGACAGTAGAATTTGTGATGGATCAGAATGAAAACTTTTATTTTCTAGAAATGAACACCAGGTTACAAGTAGAGCATCCGATCACGGAAGAAACTGTTGGAGTAGATTTAGTTGAATGGCAGCTCCTTGTTGCACAAGGTAAAGACTTACCTTTGAAGCAAGAAGATATTGTGCCAACTGGTCATAGTATTGAATTTAGGCTATATGCAGAAGACCCAACATCGTTCATGCCATCACCTGGCAAAATTGAAACGCTAAAGTTTCCTGAAATAGAAGGGGTTCGGATTGATGCAGGCTACGAAAGTGGTTCAAGCGTTTCCCCGTTCTATGATCCGATGATTGCCAAAATTATTGTGTCAGGCGCTACTCGTAAAGAAGCGATCGACAAAGGAGAGGCTTTCTTTAAGGATTTCTCATTAACTGGGATCAAGCATAATGGTCTGTTGTTTACCCAATTACTAGGTGAACGTCATTTTCAAGAGGGGAATTATTCGACGTCTTATTTAGCTCGTCATCTTATGAAAAAATAA
- a CDS encoding biotin/lipoyl-binding carrier protein yields MQEIKASMAGTVLNVMVGEGDSITAGQELVMLESMKMEIPIEGVEEGTVTEVKVSVGDFVNEGDVLVTVK; encoded by the coding sequence ATGCAAGAAATAAAAGCATCAATGGCTGGAACGGTATTAAACGTAATGGTAGGAGAAGGAGATTCAATTACAGCAGGTCAGGAGCTTGTGATGCTTGAATCGATGAAGATGGAAATTCCAATTGAAGGTGTAGAGGAAGGAACGGTCACAGAGGTGAAAGTAAGCGTTGGTGATTTTGTTAACGAAGGTGATGTTCTCGTTACCGTTAAGTAA
- a CDS encoding acyl-CoA carboxylase subunit beta has protein sequence MNHLEELLATKATEVEGGGSDKYHQKLKESNKLFVRDRLKLLFDNGEYTEDGKFANYHAKDLPADGVVTAIGKVNGEKVCVMANDSTVKAGSWGARTVEKIIRIQETAMSLKVPLLYLVDSAGARITDQLEMFPNRRGAGRIFHNQVKMSGMVPQVCLLFGPSAAGGAYIPAFCDIVIMVDKNASMYLGSPRMAEKVIGEKVTLEQMGGARMHCSTSGCGDVLAANEEEAIELGRNYLSYFPGNFHKRTPHLEGKLPSLEKSISDIVPENQNAPFNMYDLIEALVDSESFFEMKKLFAPELITGFARIDGRVVGLIANQPKVKGGVLFVDSADKGAKFIQLCDAYHIPLVFLADVPGFMIGTKVESAGIIRHGAKLIAAMSSATVPKISVVVRKAYGAGLYAMAGPAFEPDCCIALPTAQIAVMGPEAAVNAVYANKINAIEDPKERMKYVKEKHQEYKEHIDIYKLASELIVDDIVPGSELREVLVDRLSYYESKEVAAPDKKHPVYPV, from the coding sequence ATGAATCATCTTGAAGAACTTTTAGCCACTAAAGCTACAGAAGTAGAAGGTGGTGGGTCTGACAAATACCATCAAAAGCTAAAGGAATCGAATAAGCTTTTTGTGCGTGACCGACTTAAGCTTCTATTTGATAACGGTGAATATACGGAAGATGGTAAATTCGCGAACTATCATGCGAAAGATCTTCCTGCAGATGGAGTTGTCACCGCGATTGGCAAAGTGAATGGAGAAAAGGTTTGTGTGATGGCCAATGATTCTACAGTTAAGGCAGGATCTTGGGGTGCGAGAACGGTTGAGAAGATTATTCGCATTCAAGAAACAGCAATGAGCTTGAAAGTACCTCTCTTGTATTTGGTCGATTCAGCCGGAGCTAGAATTACAGATCAGCTTGAAATGTTTCCAAATCGACGTGGAGCTGGAAGGATTTTTCATAATCAAGTGAAAATGTCTGGAATGGTACCACAAGTTTGCTTGCTGTTTGGACCTTCAGCCGCCGGTGGCGCATACATACCAGCTTTCTGTGATATTGTCATTATGGTCGATAAAAACGCGTCGATGTATCTTGGTTCACCTAGGATGGCTGAAAAAGTAATAGGGGAAAAAGTAACGTTAGAACAAATGGGTGGTGCACGAATGCACTGCAGTACAAGCGGGTGCGGTGACGTTCTTGCTGCAAACGAGGAGGAAGCGATTGAGCTTGGAAGGAACTACCTTAGTTATTTTCCGGGGAATTTCCATAAGCGCACACCTCATCTAGAAGGTAAGCTACCTTCGCTTGAAAAGTCGATCAGTGATATCGTACCTGAAAATCAAAATGCGCCGTTTAACATGTATGACTTAATTGAGGCACTCGTGGATAGTGAAAGCTTTTTTGAAATGAAGAAGCTCTTTGCGCCAGAGTTGATTACTGGTTTTGCTAGAATAGATGGACGAGTAGTTGGATTGATTGCCAATCAACCAAAGGTTAAAGGCGGCGTTCTTTTCGTTGATTCTGCAGATAAGGGTGCGAAGTTTATTCAGCTCTGCGATGCCTATCATATTCCTCTCGTGTTTCTTGCAGACGTTCCTGGATTTATGATTGGAACGAAAGTTGAAAGTGCTGGGATTATTCGCCACGGCGCTAAATTGATTGCGGCAATGAGCTCCGCTACGGTACCAAAGATCTCGGTAGTCGTGAGAAAAGCTTATGGAGCGGGGTTGTATGCGATGGCAGGCCCTGCATTTGAACCTGATTGCTGCATAGCTCTTCCGACTGCACAAATTGCCGTAATGGGACCTGAAGCTGCAGTCAATGCTGTTTATGCTAATAAGATAAATGCGATTGAGGATCCTAAGGAACGTATGAAATACGTCAAAGAGAAGCATCAGGAGTATAAAGAACACATTGATATTTACAAACTTGCTTCTGAATTGATTGTGGATGACATAGTTCCCGGAAGTGAGCTGCGAGAAGTTTTAGTGGATCGATTAAGCTACTATGAATCAAAAGAAGTGGCAGCGCCAGATAAGAAACACCCTGTTTATCCTGTATAA